From the Mammaliicoccus sciuri genome, the window AAGGCACACCATTTATTTATCAAGGACAAGAAATAGGGATGACAAATTATCCGTTTGAATCATTAGAAGATTTTAATGACGTTTCTGTTAAAAATGAAATTAAATTGAAAGAACAAAATGGGGAAGATACATCATCTTTATTAAATAATTTAAGTAAAGTAAATAGAGATAATTCACGTACAATGATGCAGTGGGATAATCGTGAGTATGCAGGATTTTCAACAACAGAACCATGGTTCCACGTAAATCCAAATTACAAAACAATCAACGGAGCAGATCAATTAGAAGATGATCATTCTGTATTAAATTATTATAAGCGTTTGATTCAATTGAAAAAAGATTACGACGTGTTTAATTACGGTAAATACGAACTAGTCGAAAAAGATCATAAACAAATCTATAGTTATAAGCGTATATTAGATAACGAAGAAGTTATTATTATGAGTAACTTAACAGACGAGAAAGCTAGTATCACATATCCACTCAATATAGAAAAAAGTAAGTTATTATTACACAACTATACAACAATAGAAGATATAAACATATTAGAACCATTTGAAACAAGAGTATATCTAATAGAAGAATAATAAGTTGAAATCCGAGACAACAGGCTTTGTCTCGGATTTTTTATTTGTGGATGGGGATGTAACGATCAGAATTCGAAGAAATGGTAATAAGAACGCGCTAACTACCATAATTCGGAAAAGTGGTAATAAGAACGCACTCTCGTTAGGGACATTATTCAGAATTCTGTCCGTAAGCTCCACATACAAGCTCATTCTTAAATTATGTTTTCTTATTAACTCATATTGTTAACGCTTACCTAACTAAACGTTTTATAATGGAATAGAAAACATAGAATTCAACGGGAGGTCATTATATGAAGAAATTAATGAATGAAAAAACAAACTTTGTAGCGGATATGCTTAAGGGAATCGAAGTGATGGATAACTCAGTTGAAATTATTAGCGATAATGTTGTCGTTCGTACAAATGTTAAAAAGAGTGGTGTTGCTTTAGTTTCTGGTGGTGGTTCTGGTCATGAACCGACGCATGCTGGTTATGTTGCTGAAGGTATGTTAGATGCAGCTGTATGTGGTGAAGTCTTTACTTCTCCTACACCGGATAAGATTCTCGAAGCAATTAAACATGTCGCGACTGATGAAGGTGTCTTATTAATCATTAAGAACTATGCCGGAGATGTTATGAACTTTGAAATGGCGCAAGAGATGGCCGAAATGGAAGGTATTTCTTGCCAATCCGTTATCGTACGTGATGATATTTCTATTGAAAATGAACAAGATAGAAGAGGTGTAGCGGGTACAGTTCTTGTACATAAGTATGCCGGCTATCTATCTGATAATGGATATAACTTAGCAGCTATTAAAGAAAAAGTAGAATCATTTATTGAAAACATTAGAACGATTGGAATGGCCATT encodes:
- the dhaK gene encoding dihydroxyacetone kinase subunit DhaK; its protein translation is MKKLMNEKTNFVADMLKGIEVMDNSVEIISDNVVVRTNVKKSGVALVSGGGSGHEPTHAGYVAEGMLDAAVCGEVFTSPTPDKILEAIKHVATDEGVLLIIKNYAGDVMNFEMAQEMAEMEGISCQSVIVRDDISIENEQDRRGVAGTVLVHKYAGYLSDNGYNLAAIKEKVESFIENIRTIGMAIYPCLVPTTGQYGFDLDDNKMEIGIGIHGERGIYQENIETIDKIINRLMHELEKEVSDKSLIVMINGMGATPDSELAIIAHYFNEYAEQNELDVKKYFVGNYMTALDMQGFSITLVPYQQEVEEAFNAPTESKYFK